From the Natrarchaeobaculum aegyptiacum genome, one window contains:
- a CDS encoding SCO family protein, giving the protein MNRRSVLGISAATGLAAVAGCVTGALESGPEVDGEVALEPPTGEDAVGDPMYPTYGEAFPAFELPDPLTEEPIDVSAISETFLLTAFFADCPAECIPLMSNIAAVQSNVNDDGLVDETRFFGITFDPERDTADALRDHADMVRIDLEAGNYHYLRPADESEAQDVVYDTLGIPFEREELGGDDYDFAHIVVTFLVNPEGIVERAYRGENLPVDDVSADVVSVVDNW; this is encoded by the coding sequence ATGAATCGACGGAGCGTACTCGGTATCAGTGCTGCGACAGGTCTGGCGGCAGTGGCTGGCTGTGTCACCGGTGCACTCGAGTCCGGCCCCGAGGTCGACGGTGAGGTCGCCCTCGAGCCACCGACGGGTGAGGACGCCGTCGGGGACCCGATGTATCCGACCTACGGTGAGGCGTTTCCGGCGTTCGAACTGCCAGATCCACTGACCGAGGAACCGATCGACGTCTCCGCCATCTCCGAGACGTTCCTCCTCACCGCGTTCTTCGCCGACTGTCCCGCCGAGTGCATCCCACTGATGAGTAACATCGCCGCCGTCCAGTCGAACGTCAACGACGACGGGCTCGTCGACGAAACCCGATTCTTCGGGATCACGTTCGACCCCGAGCGCGACACCGCCGACGCACTCAGGGATCACGCCGACATGGTCCGGATCGACCTCGAGGCTGGGAACTACCACTATCTCCGCCCAGCGGACGAATCCGAGGCCCAGGACGTCGTCTACGATACCCTCGGTATCCCGTTCGAACGAGAGGAACTGGGTGGTGACGACTACGACTTCGCTCACATCGTCGTCACGTTCCTGGTCAATCCCGAGGGGATCGTCGAACGGGCCTACCGGGGGGAGAATTTGCCCGTCGACGACGTCTCGGCAGACGTCGTCAGCGTCGTGGATAACTGGTGA
- a CDS encoding 2-oxoacid:acceptor oxidoreductase subunit alpha, translating into MSDDELIWRIAGGSGDGIDSTSQNFAKALMRSGLDVFTHRHYPSRIRGGHTYVEIRAAAHEVQSRGDGYNFLLALGDSFARNPQEEAYYGNEELKPLSENLDELREGGVIVYDEGLFDDEDLEEIGLEERAEENDWHVYPVDLRSIAKEHGREVMRNTAGVGVTAALLGMDLGHIEDLMEDAMSGEIFETNLEILHEAHEMVEEEFDLGHDLRIPEGEHETEQALLSGSNAIAYGAIDAGCRFIAGYPMTPWTDVFTILSQNFPDMGGISEQVEDEIAAAALAVGASHAGVKAMSGSSGGGFALMSEPLGLAEMTETPLVLVESMRAGPSTGMPTKPEQSDLEFVLYTSQADSQRVVFAPGNIEEAYEQTRLAFEIAWDYQIPAIIIYDQKLSGENKNVDVEFFDREPAPDLGSTLTEEELKEAAHDASGKFKRFNYEAAEDGVAPRSLPGQKGGRYLATGNEHSPVGHISEDPDNRTFQMERRLEKLEAIRADLDDRESNQTYYGPQKAEYGIITWGSSQGAVAEAIDRLNDDGHSVRGISVSDMMPFPSDELEEFVESVDEAMVVEMNATGQFRGLLQKELGRYGEKLTSLLKFNGNPFEPAEIVEGYEVNVAEEAREPTAQVRIEPAAGD; encoded by the coding sequence ATGAGCGACGACGAACTCATCTGGCGAATCGCAGGCGGTTCCGGAGACGGAATCGACTCGACGAGCCAGAACTTCGCAAAAGCGCTGATGCGCTCGGGGCTCGACGTATTTACTCACCGACACTATCCGTCGCGGATTCGCGGCGGCCACACGTACGTCGAGATTCGGGCCGCAGCCCACGAGGTACAGTCACGGGGTGACGGCTACAACTTCCTGCTCGCACTGGGTGACTCATTCGCCCGGAACCCACAGGAAGAGGCCTACTACGGGAACGAAGAGCTGAAGCCGCTCTCGGAGAACCTGGACGAACTCCGCGAGGGTGGGGTCATCGTCTACGACGAGGGGCTGTTCGACGACGAGGACCTCGAGGAGATCGGCCTCGAGGAACGGGCCGAAGAGAACGACTGGCACGTCTACCCGGTCGACCTCCGCTCGATCGCCAAGGAACACGGTCGCGAGGTCATGCGAAACACTGCCGGCGTCGGTGTCACGGCTGCGCTCCTCGGGATGGACCTCGGTCACATCGAGGATCTGATGGAAGACGCGATGAGCGGCGAGATCTTCGAGACGAACCTCGAGATCCTCCACGAGGCCCACGAGATGGTCGAGGAGGAGTTCGACCTCGGACACGACCTCCGGATTCCGGAGGGCGAACACGAGACAGAGCAGGCGCTGCTCTCTGGCTCGAACGCGATCGCCTACGGTGCGATCGACGCCGGCTGTCGGTTCATCGCGGGCTACCCGATGACCCCGTGGACGGACGTCTTCACCATCCTCAGCCAGAACTTCCCCGACATGGGCGGCATCTCCGAACAGGTCGAAGACGAGATCGCCGCGGCGGCGCTCGCGGTCGGCGCGAGCCACGCCGGCGTGAAGGCCATGTCCGGTTCTTCCGGCGGTGGCTTCGCGCTGATGAGCGAACCACTGGGCCTCGCCGAGATGACCGAGACGCCGCTGGTGCTCGTCGAGTCGATGCGCGCCGGCCCGTCGACCGGGATGCCGACCAAGCCCGAACAGTCCGACCTCGAGTTCGTCCTCTACACGAGCCAGGCCGACTCCCAGCGCGTCGTCTTCGCGCCCGGGAACATCGAGGAGGCCTACGAGCAGACGCGACTGGCTTTCGAGATCGCCTGGGACTACCAGATTCCGGCGATCATCATCTACGACCAGAAGCTCTCCGGCGAGAACAAGAACGTCGACGTCGAATTCTTCGACCGTGAACCGGCTCCGGACCTGGGCTCGACGCTGACCGAAGAGGAACTGAAGGAGGCAGCCCACGACGCCAGCGGAAAGTTCAAGCGCTTCAACTACGAGGCCGCCGAGGACGGCGTCGCGCCGCGTTCGCTCCCCGGTCAGAAGGGCGGTCGCTACCTCGCGACCGGGAACGAACACTCGCCAGTCGGCCACATCAGCGAGGACCCCGACAACCGTACGTTCCAGATGGAACGCCGCCTCGAGAAGCTCGAGGCGATCCGCGCGGACCTAGACGACCGCGAGTCGAACCAGACCTACTACGGCCCCCAGAAGGCCGAGTACGGCATCATCACCTGGGGCTCCTCCCAGGGTGCCGTCGCCGAGGCCATCGACCGCCTGAACGACGATGGCCACAGCGTCCGCGGGATCAGCGTCTCGGACATGATGCCGTTCCCGTCCGACGAACTCGAGGAATTCGTCGAGAGCGTCGACGAGGCGATGGTCGTCGAGATGAACGCGACGGGCCAGTTCCGCGGCCTCCTGCAGAAGGAACTCGGCCGTTACGGCGAGAAACTGACGAGCCTGCTCAAGTTCAACGGGAACCCGTTCGAGCCGGCAGAGATCGTCGAAGGCTACGAGGTAAACGTCGCGGAGGAAGCGCGCGAACCGACCGCACAGGTTCGAATCGAGCCCGCAGCAGGTGACTGA
- a CDS encoding sulfite exporter TauE/SafE family protein: MEPVGLVVFALIGLLGGAHCLGMCGPLVTVYSDRLREQADGPAARNSLTLGMVRQHALFNLGRTVSYAIIGGLFGLAGSLVFVSTQDVTAVATDVHAIAGITVGLLIVVMGFHYLVGRGLLGGSVNLPVVGGVLASLQGRLLANVDGWVGNSRIVGLGAAHGLLPCPLLYPAFLYAFVQGSPVGGALALGVLGLGTVPSLFVYGTLFQSLSVETRVRLHRVLGIAFIVLGYIPLQHGLMTVGIELPHVPLPHYDPF; this comes from the coding sequence ATGGAGCCGGTCGGGCTGGTCGTCTTCGCCCTGATCGGACTGCTCGGGGGAGCACACTGTCTGGGGATGTGTGGACCGCTCGTGACGGTCTACTCCGATCGACTCAGAGAACAGGCCGACGGACCGGCCGCCCGGAACAGCCTGACGCTCGGGATGGTTCGTCAGCACGCGCTGTTCAACCTCGGTCGAACGGTGAGCTACGCGATCATCGGTGGACTGTTCGGCCTGGCTGGATCGCTCGTCTTCGTCTCGACGCAGGACGTCACCGCCGTCGCGACCGACGTCCACGCGATCGCCGGCATCACGGTCGGCCTCCTGATCGTCGTAATGGGGTTCCACTACCTGGTCGGACGGGGGCTTCTCGGCGGCTCGGTCAACCTCCCGGTGGTCGGTGGTGTCCTCGCCAGCCTTCAGGGGCGATTGCTGGCGAACGTGGATGGCTGGGTCGGCAACAGCCGAATCGTCGGTCTGGGTGCTGCACACGGCCTGCTTCCCTGTCCGTTGCTGTATCCAGCGTTCCTCTACGCGTTCGTACAGGGTTCGCCCGTTGGCGGGGCGCTCGCACTCGGCGTTCTGGGCCTTGGAACCGTCCCGTCGCTGTTCGTCTACGGGACGCTGTTCCAGTCACTCAGCGTCGAAACACGCGTCCGACTCCACCGTGTACTGGGGATCGCGTTCATCGTCCTCGGCTACATCCCGCTCCAGCACGGTCTGATGACCGTCGGGATCGAACTTCCGCACGTTCCGCTCCCCCACTACGATCCCTTCTAG
- a CDS encoding ABC transporter permease: protein MAGDASPGESVDPDRPTSSSTTRPTTAPGSWRTIRTIVGRELRTLTRTRTVLLLGVALAAVLLGITWTGGGYLAGYLPTIVDLLTPLELLVPIVAVAFGYRAILDDDRRGELDVLETYPVSPVEYVLGVYVGRAIGLAVTIVIPLAIVAAAITLTGDDLVGVYATHEGADSPVLFGRFVALTVLFALVVLAVAIAISSVVSATRGALALSVVALVVLLVGLDLALVYGLAEGLLGDAALLHALAVSPLSAFRGLVLETTVVVAAGTGPQVASPLASVVGLLVWGVGALAVAVWGVGR, encoded by the coding sequence ATGGCAGGTGACGCCTCGCCGGGCGAGTCCGTCGACCCGGATCGACCCACCTCGAGTTCGACCACGCGGCCGACGACCGCGCCGGGATCGTGGCGGACGATCAGGACCATCGTCGGGCGCGAACTCAGGACGCTCACCCGGACCCGGACGGTACTGCTGCTCGGAGTCGCCCTCGCGGCCGTGCTGCTCGGGATCACCTGGACCGGTGGCGGCTACCTCGCCGGCTACCTGCCGACGATCGTCGACCTCCTGACGCCACTCGAGTTACTCGTTCCGATCGTCGCCGTGGCATTCGGCTACCGGGCGATCCTCGACGACGACCGCCGCGGCGAGCTGGACGTCCTCGAGACGTACCCGGTCTCGCCGGTCGAGTACGTCCTCGGCGTCTACGTCGGGCGAGCGATCGGCCTCGCCGTGACGATCGTGATCCCGCTCGCGATCGTCGCCGCCGCGATCACGCTCACCGGTGACGACCTCGTCGGCGTCTACGCCACCCACGAGGGTGCCGACTCGCCGGTGCTGTTCGGGCGCTTCGTCGCGTTGACAGTGCTGTTCGCACTCGTCGTCCTCGCAGTTGCGATCGCTATCTCGTCGGTCGTCAGCGCCACCCGCGGCGCGCTCGCGCTCTCGGTCGTCGCGCTCGTCGTCTTACTCGTCGGCCTCGACCTCGCGCTGGTGTACGGCCTCGCGGAGGGGCTACTCGGGGACGCTGCGTTACTCCACGCACTCGCGGTGAGTCCACTGAGTGCCTTCCGGGGGCTCGTCCTCGAGACGACCGTCGTCGTCGCAGCGGGCACGGGCCCACAGGTTGCCTCGCCGCTCGCGAGCGTGGTCGGGCTCCTCGTCTGGGGTGTCGGCGCGCTGGCCGTCGCGGTCTGGGGCGTCGGCCGCTGA
- a CDS encoding SRPBCC family protein, with protein sequence MDAYHRQCTVRAPLEEVWEFHSTPAGLEALTPGWMNLRVEATIGSDGSPDPEVLEAGSEVTASIRPFGVGPRQYWTSEIVEREREDGVAYFRDRMVYGPFDEWVHTHAFFADGGRTTVRDHVAYALPFGPIGRLGTPFSRVGFELMFRERHRRTRRELER encoded by the coding sequence ATGGACGCATATCACCGCCAGTGTACGGTCCGGGCGCCGCTCGAAGAGGTCTGGGAGTTTCACTCGACGCCCGCCGGTCTCGAGGCGTTGACGCCCGGATGGATGAACCTGCGCGTCGAGGCGACGATCGGTTCAGACGGTAGCCCCGACCCGGAGGTCCTCGAGGCCGGGTCGGAGGTGACGGCGTCGATCAGACCGTTCGGCGTCGGGCCGCGCCAGTACTGGACCTCCGAGATCGTCGAGCGAGAGCGCGAGGACGGGGTAGCGTACTTTCGCGACCGGATGGTCTACGGCCCGTTCGACGAGTGGGTCCACACGCACGCATTCTTCGCAGACGGCGGCCGGACGACGGTCCGCGATCACGTCGCCTACGCGCTCCCGTTCGGACCGATCGGTCGCCTCGGAACGCCGTTTTCACGGGTCGGATTCGAGCTTATGTTTCGCGAACGCCATCGTCGCACCCGACGTGAACTCGAGCGGTGA
- the lrpA1 gene encoding HTH-type transcriptional regulator LrpA1, whose amino-acid sequence MSTQATEDRILEVLEADAQASYAEIADRANVSKPTVRKYIRKLEDEGVIVGYSADVDPKKLSSQTIALVGIDVASERYVEATQAIKDLAEVEALYSSSGDHMLMAEVRAEDGDALGEIIADELLEIDGVTAAHPSFLQERLK is encoded by the coding sequence ATGAGCACGCAAGCGACGGAAGATCGCATCCTCGAGGTTCTCGAAGCCGACGCGCAGGCCTCCTACGCGGAGATTGCAGACCGGGCGAACGTCTCCAAACCGACCGTCAGGAAGTACATCCGCAAGCTAGAGGACGAGGGGGTTATCGTCGGCTACTCTGCGGACGTCGACCCGAAGAAGCTCTCGAGCCAGACGATCGCGCTGGTCGGGATCGACGTCGCGAGCGAACGCTACGTCGAGGCGACCCAGGCGATCAAGGATTTAGCGGAGGTCGAGGCACTGTACAGTTCGAGCGGCGACCACATGCTGATGGCTGAGGTTCGTGCCGAAGACGGGGACGCACTCGGCGAGATCATCGCCGACGAACTGCTCGAGATCGATGGCGTGACGGCGGCCCATCCGTCGTTCTTGCAGGAACGCCTGAAGTAA
- a CDS encoding NosD domain-containing protein, which yields MGLTLEADRGLDDDVDLPRAQVFYSQFPYVVGYYGVDTFLATEDSPGHDEQFGYPLSVLVTDYAGTDVTIGEDGYPRAGGESGWIDAETAWYVTDSEAETPQGDAILAFSDRDDAESFADAHDGTVRSWTDLLVQPFEPGDPTVVRDSVDDHHAGADAIVENRSALRERPVSTVVGEDADTIQEAIDDAPANTTVEIPAGEYDETLEIDEPITLLGDGDVTIRGDGNGTVITTTADRTALIGLEVTGSGSERQGEEPLPGEQANDWDDVFEVNYAGGDAGIGAHTADEVLIEDVTVHSSASGVIVRRGDAPVIRDVTVFSPENPNEGQAGLLLFHAPGVVENSTVEDGRDAIYSHRSHGLTVRDNHFDGNRLGVHLMHTSDTLIADNEFRNQETAGTFVMTGPENIAIVDNDVRDASIGIIPAGDEAYVANNVIVGGDVGLQIDSQNSLIEHNVLVGNGVGASEREMLPTNQVVRNDFVDNDVHATAGSGPLRIWTHDGVGNYWQGAGSLTPGSTVDRSYTATAAVDQRLHRTDGALTLSRAPALDAMDGFQGSVPGMRERSIADLSPTCEPNNPDLLERADALEAAWSCDLTGSSVDPESEREATAAAHQIRDS from the coding sequence ATGGGGCTCACGCTCGAGGCTGATCGGGGACTCGATGACGACGTCGACCTGCCGCGGGCGCAGGTCTTCTACTCGCAGTTCCCGTACGTCGTCGGTTATTACGGCGTCGACACGTTCCTCGCGACGGAGGATTCGCCGGGCCACGACGAGCAGTTTGGCTACCCGCTGTCGGTGCTCGTGACCGACTACGCCGGCACCGACGTCACGATCGGCGAGGACGGCTATCCGCGTGCAGGTGGCGAATCGGGCTGGATCGACGCCGAGACCGCCTGGTACGTCACCGACAGTGAGGCCGAGACGCCACAGGGAGACGCGATCCTCGCGTTCTCCGACCGGGACGACGCGGAGTCGTTCGCAGACGCTCACGACGGCACGGTGCGATCGTGGACCGACCTGCTCGTGCAGCCGTTCGAACCCGGCGACCCGACTGTAGTCCGCGACAGTGTGGACGACCACCACGCTGGCGCTGACGCGATCGTCGAGAACCGTTCTGCACTCCGTGAGCGGCCGGTGTCGACCGTCGTCGGCGAGGACGCCGACACGATCCAGGAGGCGATCGACGACGCGCCGGCGAACACGACCGTCGAGATTCCCGCCGGCGAGTACGACGAAACGCTCGAAATCGACGAGCCGATCACTCTGCTCGGCGACGGCGACGTGACGATTCGCGGCGACGGTAACGGAACCGTCATCACGACGACCGCCGATCGGACGGCCCTGATCGGACTCGAGGTCACCGGTTCGGGGTCGGAACGCCAGGGTGAAGAGCCGCTTCCCGGTGAGCAGGCTAACGACTGGGACGACGTGTTCGAGGTGAACTACGCGGGCGGCGACGCTGGCATCGGTGCGCACACGGCCGACGAGGTTCTGATCGAAGACGTGACGGTCCACTCGTCGGCGAGCGGGGTCATCGTCCGGCGGGGTGACGCGCCGGTCATCCGCGACGTGACGGTTTTCAGCCCGGAGAATCCAAACGAGGGACAGGCCGGACTCCTGCTGTTTCACGCACCCGGCGTCGTCGAGAATTCGACGGTCGAAGACGGGCGAGACGCTATCTACTCCCACCGCTCTCACGGACTCACGGTCCGGGACAACCACTTCGACGGAAACCGGCTTGGCGTCCACCTGATGCACACCTCTGATACGCTCATCGCCGACAACGAGTTCCGAAACCAGGAGACGGCGGGAACCTTCGTCATGACCGGTCCCGAGAACATCGCGATCGTCGACAACGACGTCCGCGACGCCTCGATCGGCATCATTCCCGCTGGAGACGAGGCGTACGTCGCAAACAACGTGATCGTCGGCGGCGACGTTGGACTACAGATCGACTCACAGAACTCACTGATCGAGCACAACGTCCTCGTGGGCAACGGCGTGGGCGCGAGCGAACGTGAGATGTTACCGACGAACCAGGTCGTCAGGAACGACTTCGTCGACAACGACGTGCACGCGACGGCCGGGTCCGGCCCGCTGCGCATCTGGACTCACGACGGCGTCGGCAACTACTGGCAGGGAGCCGGGAGCCTGACGCCCGGTTCGACGGTCGATCGGTCGTACACCGCGACCGCCGCCGTCGATCAGCGACTCCACCGGACCGACGGCGCGCTGACGCTCTCCCGTGCACCCGCCCTCGACGCGATGGACGGCTTCCAGGGCTCGGTCCCCGGAATGCGCGAGCGAAGCATCGCCGACCTCTCACCGACCTGTGAACCGAACAACCCGGACCTCCTCGAGCGCGCCGACGCCCTCGAGGCGGCCTGGTCTTGCGACCTGACCGGCTCCAGCGTGGACCCGGAGTCGGAACGCGAGGCGACGGCTGCGGCCCACCAGATTCGTGATTCGTGA
- a CDS encoding PHP domain-containing protein: MQDFHVHSNYSDGSFLERMVQAAESAGLEGIGFADHCALTQREPTASMRDLYGFNLDLTYERRREAIERLRERTSIDVYDAVEMDYDPRDEARIRSFLERADFEYAVGSVHEVDGRNVQVASAFVECSDAELDAVVDSYFDHLVALIDSGLFDVAAHVDLLERTEPLRGRAREGHYRRVADAFADSQTIPEINAGRATTDAGIVHPAGPFLEVIREREVPVTLGTDSHRPDEVGPRASFLEDFLDRWGLEPVVPPALES; encoded by the coding sequence ATGCAGGATTTCCACGTCCACTCGAACTACTCTGACGGGAGTTTCCTCGAGCGGATGGTGCAGGCGGCTGAGTCGGCCGGTCTCGAGGGTATCGGGTTCGCAGATCACTGTGCGCTGACACAGCGCGAACCCACGGCCTCGATGCGGGACCTCTACGGTTTCAACCTCGACCTGACGTACGAACGCCGCCGGGAGGCCATCGAGAGACTCCGCGAACGCACGTCGATCGACGTCTACGACGCCGTCGAGATGGATTACGATCCGCGGGACGAAGCGCGGATCCGATCGTTCCTCGAGCGGGCGGACTTCGAGTACGCCGTCGGGAGCGTTCACGAGGTCGACGGTCGAAACGTCCAGGTAGCCTCGGCGTTTGTCGAGTGTTCCGACGCCGAACTGGACGCCGTCGTCGACAGCTACTTCGACCATCTCGTGGCCCTGATCGACTCGGGGCTGTTCGACGTCGCCGCCCACGTCGATCTGCTCGAGCGGACGGAACCGTTGCGCGGGCGGGCACGCGAGGGTCACTATCGCCGCGTCGCGGATGCGTTCGCCGACTCACAGACGATTCCCGAGATCAACGCCGGCCGGGCGACGACCGACGCCGGGATCGTCCACCCGGCTGGTCCGTTTCTCGAGGTCATCCGCGAGCGCGAGGTTCCGGTCACGCTCGGAACCGACTCACACCGACCAGACGAGGTTGGCCCCCGGGCGTCGTTTCTCGAGGACTTTCTCGACCGGTGGGGTCTCGAGCCGGTCGTTCCACCGGCGCTCGAATCGTAG
- a CDS encoding ABC transporter ATP-binding protein has translation MSERTHPGGSILEVTSVDRDFGTVSVLEDVTVGIDGGAVTALIGPNGSGKTTLLRVLAGLLEPTGGTVSYHGPETVRQIGYLPQQPAFRPGFTVLETLGFYAALVGADESAARDRLRLVGLEDAADRQVDALSGGMTRLVGIAQATIGDPPVVVLDEPGSGLDPGMRQHVFEIAGELAADGTAVLLSSHDLALVERTVDDVVLIEDGQIRETGSPDRLCDRLGVGSLRDVYDEGTAGEAGTVRVQGVSS, from the coding sequence ATGAGTGAACGCACACACCCCGGCGGATCGATCCTCGAAGTAACGTCAGTCGACCGCGACTTCGGGACAGTCTCTGTCCTCGAAGACGTCACGGTCGGCATCGACGGCGGTGCCGTCACCGCGCTCATCGGCCCGAACGGTTCGGGGAAGACGACGCTCCTGCGCGTCCTCGCCGGCCTGCTCGAGCCCACCGGCGGCACCGTGTCCTATCACGGTCCCGAGACGGTCAGACAGATCGGCTACCTGCCACAGCAGCCGGCGTTCAGGCCCGGATTCACCGTCCTCGAGACCCTCGGGTTCTACGCCGCGCTCGTGGGTGCCGACGAATCCGCCGCCCGCGATCGCCTCCGGCTGGTCGGTCTCGAGGACGCAGCTGACAGGCAGGTCGACGCACTGTCGGGCGGAATGACCCGACTGGTAGGGATCGCACAGGCAACGATCGGTGACCCCCCGGTCGTGGTGCTCGACGAGCCGGGCAGCGGGCTCGATCCGGGAATGCGCCAGCACGTCTTCGAGATCGCCGGCGAACTCGCCGCCGACGGGACGGCCGTCCTGTTGAGTTCCCACGACCTCGCGCTGGTCGAACGGACGGTCGACGACGTCGTGCTCATCGAAGACGGACAGATCCGCGAGACCGGCTCGCCGGACCGGTTGTGCGATCGACTCGGCGTCGGCTCACTCCGGGACGTCTACGACGAGGGGACCGCCGGTGAGGCAGGCACCGTCCGCGTCCAGGGGGTGAGTTCCTGA
- a CDS encoding nitrous oxide reductase accessory protein NosL, with product MTERSIRTVTGDGCGSRRAFLGAIAATGAVAIAGCASEDEPAPDPVTIPDEQVCDHCSMIIGQHPGPNGQTHYDDAEAVFDEDRPGMFCASTCTYAHTFEEEDQGNEPSVIYLTDYSSVDHAVNEGQGIVEISSHLEADSFARADDLHLVVDSEVEGAMGASMIGFSDADDAEAFQAEYGGDIYEHGDVSRDLVMSLM from the coding sequence ATGACCGAGCGATCGATTCGGACGGTAACGGGAGATGGATGTGGATCGCGCCGGGCGTTTCTCGGGGCGATTGCGGCCACCGGTGCCGTCGCCATCGCTGGCTGTGCCAGCGAGGACGAGCCAGCACCAGACCCGGTCACGATTCCCGACGAGCAGGTCTGTGACCACTGTTCGATGATAATCGGACAGCATCCCGGTCCGAACGGCCAGACACACTACGACGACGCCGAAGCGGTCTTCGACGAGGATCGGCCCGGTATGTTCTGCGCATCGACGTGTACCTACGCACATACGTTCGAAGAGGAAGATCAGGGCAACGAGCCATCGGTGATCTACCTCACCGATTACTCGAGCGTCGATCACGCCGTCAACGAGGGTCAGGGGATCGTCGAGATCAGCAGTCACCTCGAGGCCGACTCGTTCGCACGGGCCGACGACCTGCACCTCGTCGTCGACAGCGAGGTCGAGGGTGCGATGGGGGCCTCGATGATCGGGTTTTCGGATGCTGACGACGCCGAGGCGTTTCAGGCCGAGTACGGCGGCGACATCTACGAACACGGCGACGTCTCGCGTGACCTCGTGATGTCGTTGATGTAA
- a CDS encoding thiamine pyrophosphate-dependent enzyme yields the protein MSAFNAIGEQREIDRDEFTPGVEPQPTWCPGCGDFGVLKALKQALPEVGKTPEEVLTVTGIGCSGKLNSYLDTYGFHTIHGRSLPVARAAKLANPELEVIAAGGDGDGYGIGGNHFIHTARENHDMTYIVFNNEIFGLTKGQTSPTSPKGHKSKTQPSGSAKSPLRPLSTSLNAGASYIARTAAVNPNQAKEIIKEAIEHDGFAHIDFLTQCPTWNKDARQYVPYVDVQDSEDYDFDISDRREAAEMMHEAEDVLNEGTVLTGRFYVDEDRPSYTEEKQAVGEMPDQPLAERYFDDDAEWERSYDLLERHT from the coding sequence ATGAGTGCATTCAACGCCATCGGAGAGCAGCGAGAGATCGACCGGGACGAGTTCACCCCCGGTGTCGAACCGCAGCCGACCTGGTGTCCGGGCTGTGGTGACTTCGGCGTCCTGAAGGCGCTGAAACAGGCCCTCCCGGAGGTCGGCAAGACTCCCGAGGAGGTCCTGACGGTCACCGGGATCGGCTGTTCGGGCAAGCTGAACAGCTATCTCGACACCTACGGCTTCCACACCATCCACGGCCGCTCACTGCCGGTCGCCCGTGCCGCCAAGCTCGCAAATCCGGAGCTCGAGGTCATCGCCGCTGGTGGCGACGGCGACGGCTACGGCATCGGTGGAAACCACTTCATCCACACGGCCCGGGAGAACCACGATATGACCTACATCGTGTTCAACAACGAGATCTTCGGGCTGACGAAGGGCCAGACGTCGCCAACCAGTCCGAAGGGTCACAAGTCCAAGACCCAGCCCTCGGGAAGTGCGAAATCGCCACTGCGACCGCTGTCGACGTCGCTGAACGCCGGTGCGAGCTACATCGCCCGTACTGCGGCAGTGAACCCGAACCAGGCCAAGGAGATCATCAAGGAAGCCATCGAACACGACGGCTTCGCCCACATCGACTTTCTCACCCAGTGTCCGACGTGGAACAAGGACGCCCGCCAGTACGTCCCGTACGTCGACGTCCAGGATTCCGAGGACTACGACTTCGACATTTCGGACCGACGTGAGGCCGCCGAGATGATGCACGAGGCAGAAGACGTCTTGAACGAGGGAACGGTCCTGACGGGTCGGTTCTACGTCGACGAAGACCGCCCCTCCTACACCGAAGAGAAACAGGCCGTCGGTGAGATGCCCGACCAGCCACTCGCCGAGCGCTACTTCGACGACGACGCCGAGTGGGAACGCAGCTACGACCTGCTCGAGCGTCACACCTGA